A window from Ignavibacteriota bacterium encodes these proteins:
- a CDS encoding ABC transporter permease: MNFSFQIANRYIRSKKGSRFLSLISVITIGGITLGVAVLIIAISILNGFDKTVGENIIKFNSHLNISGFGSKNLKNFKEISESIKNELKGKYSTFSPYISQKVLITKKDFTDGIILTGIDSSFAEQSLRKILIDGILDLSSNNYNVIIGKKLAGNLKVNVGDFINIISLKNDEVPSLTNFPTIEQFKISGIYESGMAEYDDIYAYINFETAKSLFEINDEISGYNINVKNITEIDSLSEKLQNILPYPHYVRTYREINKHIFTWLELQQKPIPIVLGLIIIVAIFNIVGALLMLIIQKTEAIGVLKSMGAKQKQIIQIFIFQGLFLAGVGILLGNFLAFFLSWIQNTFKIISLPSQIYYLSSVPIFIDIKVYLLISILGITLAFFASLIPSYIASRIQPIKAIKFN, from the coding sequence ATGAATTTTTCATTTCAAATTGCTAACAGATATATTAGATCTAAAAAGGGATCAAGGTTTTTATCGCTTATTTCTGTTATTACAATTGGCGGAATTACACTTGGTGTTGCAGTATTAATTATTGCAATTTCAATTTTAAATGGATTTGACAAAACCGTAGGTGAAAATATCATAAAATTTAATTCGCATTTAAATATTAGCGGATTTGGTTCAAAAAATTTGAAAAATTTTAAGGAAATTTCCGAATCCATAAAAAATGAATTGAAAGGAAAATATTCAACATTTTCTCCATACATTTCTCAAAAAGTGCTAATTACAAAAAAAGATTTTACAGACGGAATTATTCTAACCGGAATTGACTCAAGTTTTGCAGAACAATCGTTAAGAAAAATTTTAATTGATGGAATTTTAGATTTATCATCAAATAATTATAATGTGATAATAGGAAAGAAACTTGCTGGAAATTTAAAAGTTAATGTTGGTGATTTCATCAATATTATTTCTCTCAAAAATGATGAAGTTCCCTCTTTAACAAATTTTCCAACAATTGAACAATTTAAAATTTCCGGAATTTACGAAAGCGGAATGGCTGAGTATGATGATATTTATGCATATATAAATTTTGAAACAGCAAAATCTTTGTTTGAAATTAATGATGAAATAAGCGGTTATAATATAAATGTAAAAAATATTACTGAGATAGATTCTTTAAGTGAAAAATTGCAAAATATTTTACCTTATCCACATTATGTAAGAACTTATCGCGAAATTAATAAACATATTTTTACTTGGCTTGAACTTCAGCAAAAGCCTATTCCGATAGTGCTTGGCTTAATTATAATTGTTGCAATTTTTAATATTGTTGGAGCTTTGTTAATGTTGATAATCCAGAAAACAGAAGCAATCGGAGTTTTAAAATCAATGGGTGCAAAGCAAAAACAAATTATTCAAATTTTTATTTTTCAAGGATTATTTCTTGCCGGCGTTGGAATTTTATTAGGAAATTTTCTAGCTTTTTTTCTTAGTTGGATTCAAAACACTTTTAAAATAATATCGCTTCCATCTCAAATTTATTATTTATCAAGTGTACCAATTTTTATTGATATAAAAGTTTATCTGCTAATTTCAATTTTGGGAATTACATTGGCTTTTTTTGCTTCGTTAATTCCAAGTTATATTGCATCACGAATTCAACCAATTAAAGCAATTAAATTCAATTAA
- a CDS encoding ABC transporter permease yields the protein MFEYFIAKKYLRSKHSLNFISVISIISTIGVTIGVAALIIVLSVFNGFGSLVTKMLVNFDPHLRITSLSENQNNLVEVQTFLSKSEIVKSFSPFAEGKILLMKNNSMEILNLKGIDISDSSNLSRLNSQVKIGELNLSKENNIDKIILSLPIALRLSVRIGDTIFATSANQIKKTITRMTIPQTKRLIVNGIYEINNKQYALEYAFTALESAQQILGMKKNISGVEVILEDLDKSENLKEEILTNFRNNNLDIFTWYDMHKDLYRVMLLERWAAYLLLSLIIAVAVFNILSSLTMSVYEKKKDIGILRSMGVTSNSIKKIFMFEGILIGVLGTMFGLFFGLLVCYLQINFNLYTLDASKFVIDTLPVEVRLSDIFAVSIMSLLLTFFASKYPANKALKTKIIDALKWE from the coding sequence ATGTTTGAATATTTTATAGCAAAAAAGTATTTACGATCTAAACACAGTTTGAATTTTATTTCCGTGATTTCCATAATTTCTACAATAGGAGTTACAATTGGCGTTGCGGCATTAATAATTGTGCTTTCCGTATTCAATGGATTTGGTTCACTCGTTACAAAAATGCTAGTAAACTTTGATCCGCATTTACGAATAACTTCACTTTCTGAAAATCAAAATAATTTAGTTGAAGTTCAAACTTTTCTGTCAAAATCAGAAATTGTTAAATCATTTTCACCTTTTGCGGAAGGCAAGATTTTGTTGATGAAAAATAATTCAATGGAAATTTTAAATTTAAAAGGAATTGATATTTCGGATTCTTCCAATTTAAGCAGATTAAATTCCCAAGTAAAAATTGGCGAATTAAATCTCTCGAAAGAAAATAACATTGATAAAATTATTTTAAGTTTGCCGATTGCGCTCCGTCTATCTGTAAGAATTGGTGATACAATTTTTGCAACTTCGGCAAATCAAATAAAAAAAACAATTACCAGAATGACAATTCCCCAAACGAAAAGATTAATTGTAAATGGAATTTATGAAATAAATAATAAACAATATGCTTTAGAATATGCGTTTACTGCGTTAGAATCAGCACAACAAATCCTTGGAATGAAAAAAAATATATCCGGAGTTGAAGTAATACTTGAGGATTTGGATAAATCCGAAAATCTAAAAGAAGAAATTCTTACAAATTTTAGAAACAATAATTTGGATATTTTCACTTGGTACGATATGCATAAAGATTTATACCGAGTAATGTTATTGGAAAGATGGGCGGCTTATTTATTACTTTCTCTTATTATTGCTGTTGCGGTTTTTAATATTTTAAGCTCGTTAACAATGTCTGTTTATGAAAAGAAAAAAGACATTGGAATTTTACGTTCGATGGGGGTTACAAGTAATTCTATAAAAAAAATATTTATGTTCGAAGGAATTTTAATTGGTGTTTTGGGCACAATGTTTGGATTGTTTTTTGGATTATTAGTTTGTTATCTTCAAATAAATTTTAATTTGTACACACTTGATGCGAGCAAATTTGTTATTGATACACTGCCGGTTGAAGTAAGACTCAGCGATATTTTTGCAGTTTCAATTATGTCATTATTGTTAACTTTTTTTGCTTCAAAATATCCGGCAAACAAAGCTTTAAAAACAAAGATTATTGATGCTTTAAAATGGGAATAA
- a CDS encoding ABC transporter ATP-binding protein: protein MEILIAENLIKYYRKGQETIKVLDNVSLSINQNEITMIVGASGAGKSTLLHILSGLDKPDSGEVIIDSKNIFNFSENEVANFRNKSIGFIYQFHHLLPEFTALENVAIALMINGTSKKEALSKSLDFLKLVGLENRKNHQPAELSGGEQQRVAIARALVNNPKIIFADEPTGNLDSKNSEMIHQLFLELKNKLNITLLIVTHNPELVKLADRVLEMKDGNVIG, encoded by the coding sequence ATGGAAATTTTAATAGCTGAAAACTTAATTAAATATTATAGAAAGGGACAAGAAACAATTAAAGTTTTAGATAATGTTTCCTTATCCATAAATCAAAATGAAATAACAATGATTGTTGGAGCAAGTGGAGCCGGTAAAAGTACACTCCTCCATATTTTAAGCGGATTGGATAAACCGGATAGTGGCGAAGTAATTATTGATTCAAAAAATATTTTTAATTTTTCTGAAAATGAAGTTGCCAATTTTAGAAATAAATCGATAGGATTTATTTATCAATTTCATCATCTTCTGCCGGAATTTACTGCTCTTGAAAATGTTGCAATTGCATTAATGATTAACGGAACATCAAAAAAAGAAGCTTTATCAAAAAGTTTAGATTTTCTGAAATTAGTCGGTTTAGAAAACAGAAAAAATCATCAACCTGCTGAATTAAGTGGCGGCGAACAACAAAGAGTTGCGATTGCAAGAGCTTTGGTAAATAATCCAAAAATAATTTTTGCAGATGAACCAACCGGAAATCTTGATTCAAAAAATAGTGAAATGATTCACCAACTTTTTCTTGAATTAAAAAATAAACTAAATATTACTTTGCTAATTGTAACTCATAATCCGGAATTGGTTAAGCTTGCAGATAGAGTTTTGGAAATGAAAGACGGGAATGTTATTGGATAA
- a CDS encoding T9SS type A sorting domain-containing protein — MKKYTVLILFVLSISIYSQSNWDVVWSLAEKPFLGSGAASEISIVKAGFDTDQDGWGEFMCGWTDLERNFVLMYEATADNTYDLVWYWEFPVSVNTFPGIAVGDLDNSGKVDIVITLPTVAADDSPPRLWFFEWNGVTGENKYGKGDLGSVTAHKSWNFNLDNGLDFRPFGLTIEDIDKDGKNELICGVRMGDRGREIFVVSATGALTGFGSFKIEFNHQEFFDGSLYSVTTGDLDNDGKREIYAAVWANMTLRIFECNGDSQYELVTSLDSMSTTDYGAVDALRVADANKDGINELYWAGSESENTMFIVTGINDVSQITPEDIKPFFHIPVTADGGLKSMYIADPDNDSNIDLMIGGERNGQVFDLEYNGTGDPADSSSWTLNILFDIWEESGLSPTDSVVLTPRMFYGMPAGDMDKDGKSEYVFTNYSADFSVWANDKYLWMIESDVAVSVENPKNIISSNYNLEQNYPNPFNPNTKISYSIPNVASSFSSSQIVQIKVYDILGKEISTLVNEQKPAGNYEVNFNAVNLPSGIYFYKIQVGEFSEIKKMTLLK; from the coding sequence ATGAAAAAGTATACTGTTCTAATTTTATTTGTTTTGTCAATTAGTATTTATTCCCAAAGCAATTGGGATGTTGTTTGGTCACTTGCTGAAAAACCATTTTTAGGTTCTGGTGCAGCTTCGGAAATTTCAATTGTTAAAGCTGGGTTTGATACTGATCAAGACGGTTGGGGTGAATTTATGTGCGGCTGGACTGATCTTGAAAGAAATTTTGTACTTATGTATGAAGCAACCGCAGATAATACTTATGATTTAGTTTGGTACTGGGAATTTCCAGTTTCAGTAAATACATTTCCTGGAATTGCTGTTGGGGATTTAGACAATTCTGGCAAAGTTGATATTGTTATCACACTTCCAACAGTTGCTGCAGATGATAGTCCGCCAAGACTTTGGTTTTTTGAATGGAACGGAGTTACCGGCGAAAATAAATATGGTAAAGGAGATTTAGGCTCAGTTACAGCACACAAATCTTGGAACTTCAATTTGGATAATGGATTGGATTTTCGTCCGTTTGGATTAACGATTGAAGATATCGATAAAGATGGAAAGAATGAATTAATTTGCGGTGTAAGAATGGGAGATCGCGGAAGAGAAATTTTTGTTGTTTCTGCAACGGGAGCTTTAACCGGATTTGGAAGTTTCAAAATTGAATTTAATCATCAAGAATTTTTTGATGGTTCACTTTACAGTGTTACAACCGGTGATCTAGATAATGATGGAAAAAGAGAAATTTATGCCGCTGTTTGGGCAAATATGACTTTAAGAATTTTTGAATGTAATGGTGATAGTCAATACGAATTGGTTACTTCACTTGATAGTATGTCAACAACTGATTATGGTGCTGTTGATGCCTTACGTGTTGCTGATGCAAATAAAGATGGTATTAATGAATTATATTGGGCTGGCTCTGAATCAGAGAATACTATGTTTATTGTAACCGGGATAAATGATGTTAGTCAAATAACTCCGGAAGATATTAAACCATTTTTCCATATTCCGGTAACTGCGGATGGCGGGTTAAAGTCAATGTATATTGCTGATCCGGATAATGATAGTAATATTGATTTAATGATTGGTGGAGAAAGAAATGGACAAGTTTTTGATTTGGAATACAACGGAACTGGTGATCCAGCTGATTCATCAAGTTGGACATTAAATATATTATTTGATATTTGGGAAGAAAGTGGACTTTCTCCAACTGATTCAGTTGTGCTTACCCCAAGAATGTTTTATGGAATGCCAGCTGGTGATATGGATAAAGATGGAAAATCAGAATATGTATTTACAAATTACAGTGCAGATTTTTCAGTTTGGGCAAATGATAAATATCTGTGGATGATTGAAAGTGATGTTGCAGTTAGTGTTGAAAATCCTAAGAATATTATTTCAAGCAATTATAATTTGGAGCAGAATTATCCAAATCCGTTTAATCCAAATACAAAAATAAGTTATTCAATTCCAAATGTAGCCTCGAGCTTTAGCTCGAGCCAAATTGTGCAGATTAAAGTTTATGATATTTTAGGGAAAGAAATTTCAACATTAGTAAATGAACAAAAACCAGCCGGAAATTATGAAGTTAATTTTAATGCAGTAAATCTTCCAAGCGGAATTTATTTCTACAAAATACAAGTTGGTGAATTTTCTGAAATAAAGAAAATGACTTTACTTAAATAA
- a CDS encoding leucyl aminopeptidase: MKISESQKLQLLDEKISELKIWNSDSPELSVIKRIKIDKKFNNDFFRNYFSGLIQFLENQNLQNIYIPFIDFKNFVNHYKSEEYFYQTILEGIYLGNYNFKKYIGKTKKPLSLNITFENPNTKISNQIFNSTKQIAEAIYFTRDLVNEPANILTPIEFAARVKKEFNKTLVDVKIFSEVELKKKKMNAILSVGKGSSNKPVMIIANYKPKVKTKNKICLVGKGVTYDTGGLSIKPTAGMLQMKADMAGGATVFGIIKAAERNNLPIEIIGIVPAVENSISGNSYKPGDVISTSSGKTIEVKDTDAEGRIILADALEFASKHNPDVIIDFATLTGAVAVALGLFTAGVFTKNDEIAKRIEIASRETYEHTWRLPFWDEFNSLMDSKIADVSNLGPRWGGAITAGKFLEKFVDEKIPYAHIDIAGPALNHDLTNYTKDYCTGFGVRFMNEYLKDICKK; encoded by the coding sequence ATTAAAATTAGTGAATCACAAAAACTGCAATTACTTGATGAAAAAATTTCTGAATTAAAAATATGGAATTCAGATTCACCGGAATTATCAGTAATTAAACGAATTAAAATTGATAAAAAATTCAATAATGATTTTTTTAGAAATTATTTTAGTGGATTGATTCAATTTTTAGAAAATCAAAATTTGCAGAATATTTATATACCATTTATTGATTTCAAAAATTTTGTAAATCATTATAAATCTGAAGAATATTTTTATCAAACTATTTTGGAAGGAATTTATTTAGGAAATTATAATTTTAAAAAGTATATCGGTAAAACAAAAAAACCTCTTAGCCTTAACATCACTTTTGAAAATCCAAACACAAAAATTTCAAATCAAATTTTTAATTCAACAAAACAAATAGCTGAAGCAATTTATTTTACTCGAGATTTGGTAAATGAACCGGCAAATATTCTTACGCCAATTGAGTTTGCAGCTAGAGTAAAAAAGGAATTCAACAAAACATTAGTTGATGTAAAAATTTTTTCCGAAGTTGAATTGAAAAAGAAAAAGATGAATGCAATTCTATCAGTTGGGAAAGGCAGTTCAAATAAACCGGTGATGATTATTGCAAACTATAAACCAAAAGTTAAAACAAAAAATAAAATTTGTCTTGTAGGAAAAGGTGTAACATATGATACCGGCGGATTATCGATAAAACCAACTGCCGGAATGCTTCAAATGAAGGCGGATATGGCTGGCGGAGCAACAGTTTTTGGAATTATTAAAGCTGCAGAAAGAAATAATTTGCCAATCGAAATAATTGGAATTGTTCCTGCAGTAGAAAATTCAATTTCCGGAAATTCATACAAACCGGGAGATGTAATTTCAACTTCATCCGGAAAAACTATTGAAGTGAAAGATACAGATGCAGAAGGAAGAATAATTCTTGCAGATGCTTTGGAATTTGCATCAAAACATAACCCAGATGTGATAATTGATTTTGCAACATTAACCGGTGCAGTTGCTGTAGCATTAGGATTATTTACTGCTGGGGTTTTTACCAAAAATGATGAAATTGCAAAAAGAATTGAAATTGCATCAAGAGAAACTTACGAACACACTTGGAGATTACCATTCTGGGATGAATTTAATTCCTTAATGGATAGTAAAATTGCTGACGTAAGTAATTTAGGTCCACGTTGGGGCGGAGCAATTACCGCTGGAAAGTTTTTAGAGAAATTTGTCGATGAAAAAATTCCCTACGCACATATTGATATTGCCGGACCGGCATTGAATCATGATTTAACCAATTATACAAAAGATTACTGCACCGGATTTGGTGTTAGATTTATGAATGAATATCTAAAAGATATTTGCAAAAAGTAA
- a CDS encoding bifunctional oligoribonuclease/PAP phosphatase NrnA, protein MLNHSHLFESLNKFSSFIITTHVNPDPDAIGSEIAIAEILKQLNKKFKIINRSETPYNIKFLDSENFIEVFNEVNHKSVFEDYEAAIVLDLNHLNRTSIMENSFRNFKGKIICIDHHTNPENFTDLKFIDEIKSSTGEIIYDFINFNKNLKMNFQIALSLYSAIMTDTGSFRFSKTNSELHRKVAELLEFGINTEEVYDKIYSQYEFSRNKMLGNTLATISISESGKVSYMIITQAVLKDANGIEADVDGFVNFALNTKGVKIGILFFELENGIKISYRSKEKIPVNILAEKFKGGGHLNAAGSRLYNEKLDNIIPQVIEEAEKLIQNFEINLANNL, encoded by the coding sequence ATGTTAAATCATTCACACTTATTTGAATCTCTTAACAAATTTTCTTCTTTCATTATAACAACTCACGTCAATCCAGATCCAGATGCAATTGGTTCTGAAATTGCAATTGCAGAAATTCTGAAACAATTAAATAAAAAATTTAAAATCATCAATCGATCGGAAACTCCTTATAATATTAAATTTTTAGATTCAGAAAATTTTATTGAAGTTTTTAATGAAGTAAATCATAAATCAGTATTTGAAGATTATGAAGCTGCAATTGTTTTAGATTTAAATCATCTTAACAGAACTTCAATAATGGAAAATTCATTTAGAAATTTTAAAGGAAAAATTATTTGTATTGATCATCATACAAATCCGGAAAATTTTACGGATTTGAAATTTATTGATGAAATAAAATCTTCAACTGGTGAAATTATTTATGATTTTATTAATTTCAATAAAAATCTAAAAATGAATTTTCAAATTGCCCTTTCGCTTTATTCTGCAATAATGACGGATACCGGTTCATTTAGATTTTCAAAAACCAATTCCGAACTTCATAGAAAAGTTGCAGAACTTTTGGAATTTGGAATAAATACAGAAGAAGTTTATGATAAAATTTACTCGCAATATGAATTTAGCAGAAATAAAATGTTGGGCAACACGCTTGCAACAATTTCAATTTCCGAATCTGGAAAAGTTTCATACATGATAATTACGCAAGCAGTTTTAAAAGATGCTAATGGAATTGAAGCTGATGTTGACGGTTTTGTAAATTTTGCACTAAACACAAAAGGTGTAAAAATTGGAATTTTATTTTTTGAATTGGAAAATGGAATAAAGATTAGTTATCGATCAAAGGAAAAAATTCCGGTAAATATCTTAGCAGAAAAATTTAAAGGCGGCGGACACTTAAACGCTGCCGGTTCGCGACTGTATAATGAAAAGTTGGATAATATTATTCCGCAAGTAATTGAAGAAGCAGAAAAATTAATTCAAAATTTTGAAATAAATTTGGCAAATAATCTATGA
- a CDS encoding 2-oxoacid:ferredoxin oxidoreductase subunit beta, with the protein MSSTEIKTEKYTSKDFSSGQDVRWCPGCGDYSILAQVQRTLPNIENIVKEKVVWVSGIGCSSRFPYYMGTYGFHGIHGRAPAIATGLKIARPDLTVWVATGDGDLLSIGGNHFIHACRKNIDLKIILFNNRIYGLTKGQYSPTSEKGKVTKTSPYGSVDYPFNAISLALGSNATFVARSLDREPKHLAEMIDRAAAHKGLAFVEVYQNCNIFNDGAFELLTEKETKDDHVVILEHGKPMLFGKNKDKGIKLDGFTPVVVDLNDGRHTINDIIVHDEKDHGMVRAFILSHLTDDPNLPTPIGVFRQVFKPTYDEAMVEQIEQVKKKKGKGDLEKLLFATNTWEVSEN; encoded by the coding sequence ATGAGTAGCACGGAAATAAAAACAGAAAAATATACATCAAAGGATTTCTCAAGTGGGCAAGATGTAAGATGGTGTCCGGGCTGCGGAGATTATTCAATACTTGCGCAAGTTCAGAGAACTTTGCCAAATATAGAAAACATTGTAAAGGAAAAAGTTGTTTGGGTATCCGGAATAGGATGTTCAAGCAGATTTCCATATTATATGGGAACATATGGTTTTCATGGAATTCACGGAAGAGCTCCGGCAATTGCAACCGGATTAAAAATTGCACGACCCGATTTAACTGTTTGGGTTGCAACCGGAGATGGTGATTTATTAAGCATCGGTGGGAATCATTTTATTCATGCGTGCAGAAAAAATATTGATCTTAAAATAATTTTATTCAATAATAGAATTTACGGTTTAACAAAAGGTCAATATTCTCCTACATCAGAAAAAGGAAAAGTAACTAAAACTTCTCCTTACGGAAGTGTTGATTATCCTTTCAATGCTATTTCTCTTGCACTAGGTTCAAATGCAACTTTTGTGGCAAGATCTCTTGATCGTGAACCAAAACATCTTGCGGAAATGATTGATAGAGCTGCAGCACATAAGGGATTAGCTTTTGTTGAAGTTTATCAAAATTGCAATATTTTTAATGATGGAGCATTTGAACTTCTTACCGAAAAAGAAACTAAAGATGATCATGTTGTAATTTTAGAACATGGAAAACCAATGCTGTTCGGTAAGAATAAAGATAAAGGTATAAAGCTTGATGGATTTACTCCGGTTGTTGTAGATTTAAACGATGGGAGACATACAATTAATGATATAATTGTACATGATGAAAAAGATCATGGAATGGTTAGAGCTTTTATTCTTTCTCATTTAACTGATGACCCAAATTTACCAACACCTATTGGTGTTTTCAGACAAGTGTTTAAACCAACTTATGATGAAGCAATGGTTGAACAGATTGAACAAGTAAAAAAGAAAAAAGGAAAAGGTGATTTGGAAAAATTACTTTTCGCTACAAATACTTGGGAAGTTTCTGAAAACTAA
- a CDS encoding 2-oxoacid:acceptor oxidoreductase subunit alpha, translated as MADVKEKVEKHIDEVTVRFAGDSGDGMQLTGTQFSDTTAVLGNDLSTLPDYPAEIRAPAGTLYGVSGFQLHFSSEDIHTPGDVPDVLVAMNPAALKKNLPELRRNGLIIVNSDAFDKKNLKLAEYDSNPLEDGSLDGYEIMDIPITSLTFSALEDSPLSQKEKSRCKNFFALGLMYWLYNRPIDQTVNWIESKFKNKPDIIDANEKALKAGYNFGDITERFTTRYTIEPAKLKSGVYRNISGNEATALGFVVAAEKAGLQLFLGSYPITPASDILQYLSKYKEFGVKTFQAEDEISGIASAIGAAFGGSLAITTTSGPGLALKTEATGLAVMTELPLVIVNVQRGGPSTGLPTKTEQADLLQALYGRNGEAPVAVVAAATPSDCFDMSIEASRLALTYMSPVILLTDGYLANGSEPWKIPSIDSIPEIPVKFHTDVDSYQPYSRDENLVRPWAIPGTPGLEHRIGGLEKANITGNVSYDPDNHFEMIKVREEKIKKMANSIPDLEIEGDNDADILVIGWGGTYGAIKEAVMHSRKKGYKVAQAHFKYINPMPKNTEEVLKSFKHILLPEINMGQLAKVLKSEFLIPIIQFNVVRGLPFRVGDIEAKIVEVLGGKNE; from the coding sequence ATGGCAGATGTAAAAGAAAAAGTAGAAAAACACATTGATGAAGTTACGGTTCGTTTTGCGGGAGATTCCGGCGATGGAATGCAGCTTACCGGAACTCAATTTAGTGATACGACTGCAGTACTTGGTAATGATTTAAGTACTCTTCCAGATTATCCCGCAGAAATTAGAGCTCCTGCCGGAACTTTATACGGCGTTAGCGGATTTCAACTCCATTTTAGCAGTGAAGATATTCATACTCCCGGTGATGTTCCTGATGTTTTAGTTGCAATGAATCCAGCTGCATTAAAGAAAAATTTACCGGAATTAAGGAGAAACGGATTAATAATTGTTAACTCAGATGCTTTTGATAAGAAAAATTTGAAATTAGCTGAATATGATAGCAATCCACTTGAAGATGGTTCTTTGGATGGTTATGAAATTATGGATATTCCAATTACTTCACTTACTTTTTCTGCTTTGGAAGATAGTCCGCTAAGTCAAAAAGAAAAATCAAGATGTAAAAACTTTTTTGCACTTGGATTAATGTATTGGTTATATAATAGACCAATTGATCAAACTGTAAACTGGATTGAGTCAAAATTTAAAAATAAACCCGATATTATTGATGCAAATGAAAAAGCATTGAAAGCCGGTTATAATTTTGGAGATATTACAGAAAGATTTACAACAAGATATACAATCGAACCTGCAAAACTTAAATCTGGTGTTTATAGAAATATTTCCGGGAATGAAGCTACTGCTTTAGGATTTGTTGTAGCCGCAGAAAAAGCTGGGCTACAATTATTTTTAGGTTCATATCCAATTACGCCAGCTTCTGATATTTTACAATATTTAAGTAAATACAAAGAATTTGGAGTTAAAACTTTTCAAGCTGAAGATGAAATCTCCGGAATTGCATCGGCAATTGGAGCTGCTTTTGGCGGAAGTTTAGCTATTACAACTACAAGTGGTCCTGGTTTAGCACTTAAAACTGAAGCAACCGGTTTAGCAGTAATGACAGAATTACCGTTAGTTATTGTAAATGTTCAACGTGGCGGACCAAGTACTGGTTTACCAACGAAAACAGAACAAGCTGATTTACTTCAAGCACTATATGGAAGAAATGGAGAAGCTCCAGTTGCTGTTGTTGCAGCTGCAACCCCAAGTGATTGTTTTGATATGTCAATCGAAGCTTCAAGATTAGCGCTGACTTATATGAGTCCAGTAATTTTATTAACAGATGGATATTTAGCAAATGGTTCTGAACCTTGGAAAATTCCAAGTATAGATTCAATTCCAGAAATTCCAGTTAAATTCCATACAGATGTTGATTCATATCAACCTTATTCCCGAGATGAAAATCTTGTTAGACCATGGGCAATTCCTGGAACTCCTGGTTTAGAACATAGAATTGGTGGACTTGAAAAAGCAAATATTACCGGAAATGTAAGCTACGATCCTGATAATCATTTTGAAATGATAAAAGTAAGAGAAGAAAAAATTAAAAAAATGGCAAATTCAATACCTGATTTGGAAATTGAGGGTGATAACGATGCTGATATTTTAGTAATTGGCTGGGGTGGAACCTATGGAGCAATAAAAGAAGCTGTAATGCATTCACGCAAAAAAGGTTACAAAGTAGCTCAAGCTCATTTTAAGTATATTAATCCAATGCCAAAAAATACGGAAGAAGTTTTAAAAAGTTTTAAACATATTCTTCTCCCGGAAATTAATATGGGACAATTAGCAAAAGTATTAAAAAGTGAATTTCTAATTCCTATAATTCAATTTAACGTTGTTAGAGGATTGCCTTTTAGAGTTGGAGATATTGAAGCAAAGATTGTAGAAGTTTTAGGAGGAAAAAATGAGTAG